Proteins encoded within one genomic window of Spirochaeta isovalerica:
- a CDS encoding YkvA family protein — protein sequence MKSFEKLKATARHLKREITALYYAYGSEELGLAPKILIGLTIGYALSPIDLIPDFIPLLGYLDDLIILPLLIWLSIKMIPSRIMEDARVSADKNPLTLKKNVPAAVIIILIWIGIIFLIISRFLN from the coding sequence GTGAAAAGTTTTGAGAAATTAAAAGCTACAGCCCGGCATCTGAAAAGAGAAATCACGGCTCTTTATTATGCTTATGGCAGTGAGGAGCTGGGGTTAGCCCCGAAGATTCTAATCGGTTTGACTATTGGATACGCACTCAGTCCGATTGACCTGATTCCCGATTTCATTCCCCTTCTGGGTTATCTCGATGATCTGATAATTCTTCCCTTGCTTATCTGGCTTTCCATAAAGATGATTCCTTCCCGGATAATGGAAGATGCAAGGGTATCAGCCGATAAAAATCCTTTGACTCTCAAAAAGAATGTGCCGGCAGCAGTTATCATCATTTTAATCTGGATCGGGATTATCTTTCTGATCATTTCCAGATTCCTCAACTGA
- a CDS encoding AMP-dependent synthetase/ligase — MKKTVLRMMNEAVEKYGDYPYLANKTDEGWDKIGFAGTRDRAVKIARALVNRGYEKGDAFSIISEGRSEWVISELSVIMLGGVSVPLSLKLLTEEIPFRVNHSESKVIFFSHITLSKVLEARESFDGELLFVYYDDDDKISRLEEVEGLERGKNLVTYRDLLEEGSHADEETIRTLEKLMDDAAEDDVITICYTSGTTGNPKGIMLTHLNYWANCQGGLDVARLPERISTLVILPIDHSFAHTVALYAAYLIGLTLYFVDARGGASSILRNIPANLQETDPYFILTVPAITGNFMKKMKSGVMAKGGFIASLFEKGLKAGIEYHGNGFEPKKRHVKGMWAYRLSNILIYPKLRAVFGKNFHFSIGGGALLDVNQQEFFNAIGAPVYQGYGLSEATPIISTNAAYRHKFGSSGNVLPNIELKIIKGDGQEASVGEKGEIVIRGENVMKGYLKNEEATRETVRNGWLYTGDLGYMDEDDFLQVTGRAKALLISRDGEKYSPEEIEETIISTQDLVAQVMLYCDHSNYTTCLLTVDPMTVRSLKVSSPEELLEKIWEKLNAWQADGSSRFPSLWTPSTFQLITEPFSEQNKMINSTMKMVRYKITETYQDRIDFMYSDLGKVHINEPNINAAREILK, encoded by the coding sequence ATGAAGAAGACAGTACTGAGAATGATGAATGAAGCTGTGGAAAAATACGGTGATTATCCCTATCTGGCCAATAAAACCGATGAGGGATGGGATAAAATCGGTTTTGCCGGAACAAGGGACAGGGCTGTAAAAATCGCCCGCGCTTTAGTGAACCGAGGCTATGAAAAAGGCGACGCCTTTTCAATTATTTCCGAAGGAAGAAGCGAGTGGGTCATAAGCGAGCTGAGCGTCATCATGCTCGGCGGGGTTTCCGTCCCGCTGTCGCTCAAACTCCTGACCGAGGAGATCCCTTTCAGGGTCAATCATTCTGAAAGCAAAGTTATTTTCTTTTCACATATTACCCTATCCAAAGTTCTCGAAGCCAGGGAGAGCTTCGACGGGGAGCTCCTCTTCGTCTACTACGATGATGATGATAAAATCTCCCGGCTCGAAGAGGTCGAGGGACTGGAACGGGGGAAAAATCTCGTGACTTACAGAGATCTCCTTGAAGAGGGGAGCCATGCCGATGAGGAGACAATCCGGACTCTGGAGAAACTGATGGATGATGCCGCAGAGGATGATGTCATCACCATCTGCTACACCTCGGGAACGACGGGAAATCCCAAAGGGATCATGCTCACTCATCTGAATTACTGGGCGAACTGTCAGGGCGGTCTGGATGTCGCCAGGCTCCCTGAGAGGATTTCAACTCTTGTTATCCTGCCCATTGATCACTCCTTTGCCCATACAGTTGCTCTGTACGCCGCATATCTGATAGGTCTGACGCTTTATTTTGTCGATGCGAGAGGCGGGGCTTCATCTATCCTCAGAAACATTCCCGCCAATCTTCAGGAAACCGATCCATACTTCATCCTCACAGTTCCAGCCATAACTGGAAATTTCATGAAAAAAATGAAATCAGGCGTTATGGCTAAAGGCGGCTTTATCGCCTCGCTTTTCGAAAAAGGATTGAAAGCGGGAATTGAATACCACGGCAACGGATTTGAACCGAAAAAGCGCCATGTCAAAGGGATGTGGGCCTACAGATTGTCCAATATCCTTATCTATCCCAAATTAAGAGCTGTGTTCGGTAAGAATTTTCATTTCTCCATTGGCGGCGGAGCTTTGCTCGATGTCAACCAGCAGGAATTTTTTAATGCTATCGGCGCACCGGTGTACCAGGGTTATGGATTATCGGAAGCGACGCCCATCATCTCCACAAATGCGGCGTATCGCCATAAATTCGGTTCATCAGGTAATGTCCTTCCTAACATCGAGTTGAAAATTATTAAAGGTGATGGACAGGAAGCCTCTGTCGGAGAGAAAGGGGAGATCGTTATCCGCGGTGAGAATGTCATGAAGGGCTATCTGAAAAATGAGGAAGCCACAAGGGAAACGGTCCGGAACGGATGGCTCTATACGGGAGATCTGGGCTATATGGATGAAGATGATTTCCTTCAGGTTACCGGTCGGGCTAAAGCTCTTCTCATTTCCCGGGACGGAGAGAAATACTCTCCCGAAGAGATTGAGGAAACCATCATCAGCACCCAGGATCTGGTAGCCCAGGTCATGCTTTACTGCGATCACAGCAATTACACGACCTGTCTGCTCACAGTCGATCCCATGACGGTCCGTTCTCTCAAAGTATCGTCCCCCGAAGAGCTCCTGGAAAAAATATGGGAAAAGCTCAATGCCTGGCAGGCCGACGGTTCAAGCAGATTTCCCTCACTCTGGACTCCATCGACTTTTCAATTAATCACAGAGCCCTTCAGTGAACAGAATAAGATGATCAACTCAACCATGAAGATGGTCAGGTATAAAATTACCGAAACCTATCAGGACAGGATTGATTTTATGTACAGCGATCTGGGAAAAGTTCATATAAATGAGCCTAATATAAATGCCGCAAGGGAAATCCTGAAATGA
- a CDS encoding adenylate kinase yields MLNIALFGPPGAGKGTQSEFLIKEYNLFYISTGDILRNEIVNETKLGLEAKSIIAAGGLVSDEIIVQIIEKTIVNNPFSNGFLFDGFPRTYIQAYILEGLMIKLNTSLNCLISLEVNEEESVARLLNRGKTSGRMDDNEKVIRNRLKEYYDKTLPVLQFYKDRGILKSVNGSQAIEAVTEDIRNVIREELKNSLYNVVLFGYPGSGRGTQGKALAERFGLEYVATGNMLDDEIKTGSEIGKRVKEIYDSGKLVPDEIIVQLIEKKLEESKDVKGFIFKGFPRTLVQSYILDGLLKKHGSFISQVIEIEVPTLQLISRLDARRQTNDARPYDSNTSKIVQRLQDHQEKTVPVIEKYNEQHGVLKINGEGTFDEVFEKISTEIAKGLESMG; encoded by the coding sequence ATGTTAAATATCGCATTGTTCGGCCCTCCGGGAGCCGGAAAAGGGACGCAATCTGAATTTCTCATTAAAGAGTACAATCTCTTCTATATTTCCACCGGAGATATTCTGAGAAATGAAATAGTCAATGAAACAAAACTCGGTCTCGAAGCAAAAAGCATAATTGCGGCTGGCGGTCTGGTTTCCGATGAAATTATCGTGCAGATAATCGAAAAGACCATTGTCAACAATCCTTTCTCCAACGGGTTTCTTTTCGACGGTTTCCCCAGAACCTATATTCAGGCCTATATTCTCGAAGGTTTGATGATAAAGCTCAACACTTCGCTCAACTGTCTTATCAGCCTTGAAGTTAATGAAGAAGAATCAGTCGCCAGACTGCTGAACAGGGGAAAAACTTCGGGCCGGATGGATGATAATGAAAAAGTTATCCGGAACCGTTTGAAAGAGTATTATGACAAAACTCTTCCGGTTCTGCAGTTCTATAAAGACAGAGGCATTCTGAAGTCGGTAAATGGCAGCCAGGCTATCGAGGCTGTTACGGAAGACATCCGGAATGTCATTCGCGAAGAGTTGAAAAACAGCCTTTATAATGTCGTTCTATTCGGCTATCCCGGTTCGGGACGAGGTACTCAAGGGAAAGCTCTTGCAGAAAGATTCGGACTTGAATACGTCGCCACGGGGAACATGCTCGACGATGAGATAAAAACGGGATCGGAAATCGGCAAGCGGGTCAAAGAGATATATGACAGCGGCAAGCTGGTACCCGATGAAATCATCGTTCAGCTGATAGAGAAAAAGCTGGAGGAATCGAAGGATGTCAAAGGCTTCATTTTCAAGGGATTCCCCCGGACCCTGGTCCAATCCTATATACTCGACGGCCTGCTGAAAAAACACGGCTCCTTCATTTCCCAGGTTATTGAAATAGAAGTCCCGACTCTTCAGCTCATCAGCCGCCTCGACGCGCGTCGGCAGACCAATGACGCCCGCCCCTACGACAGCAATACCTCAAAGATCGTTCAGAGACTCCAGGATCATCAGGAAAAAACCGTTCCCGTTATCGAAAAATACAATGAACAGCATGGCGTTCTGAAAATAAACGGCGAGGGAACCTTTGATGAGGTCTTCGAGAAGATTTCAACTGAAATAGCAAAAGGGTTGGAGAGCATGGGCTGA
- a CDS encoding phosphate acyltransferase, with product MHTGNNIKTIRTGKNLSLENLAEMTGLTTDYLHELEEKDVEAAVSELMRISAALGTDISALIYGKEFHEAGITVTRPETRQVVERRKRHNYESLAPDYSGRHMEPFLVEVFEQDDRNLEFSSHEGEEFHYVIKGTLKIVVDDKEHILNEGDTIYFDSSFRHALNAVGGPCKILASIYNEKSMMNFARSPLMGNLIQGAKVIGGMNVVVIMPNSTAIEAVNRAIEEKVVKTAFFVGDSSSYNSDLLKYPEYYQFVEIDPSAEDFEKVAAERGIELIHSGDGHMLMKGKINTAVFMKAILNKDKGIGTGRRLSLVSIFELPEVDRLVFLTDPGINTALTPSSDVEASRDIILNAIDVARSMGVDKPNVAILDANEKPSDKIPTSIFARQLSEMEWEDATVYGPLSYDLALYEESVKHKGMTDLPVAGKADILIVPHISGGNFLYKAWAMTMGSDVANVVLGARVPVILTSRSDSDMTKFLTLCASAVYSKHVLK from the coding sequence ATGCATACCGGAAATAACATTAAAACCATACGAACCGGGAAAAACCTGTCCCTGGAAAACCTTGCGGAAATGACCGGGCTTACCACTGATTATCTCCATGAACTGGAAGAAAAAGATGTCGAAGCGGCCGTATCGGAACTGATGCGCATTTCAGCAGCGCTGGGAACGGATATTTCCGCCCTGATTTACGGAAAGGAATTCCATGAAGCGGGAATTACTGTCACCCGTCCCGAAACCCGTCAGGTTGTGGAAAGAAGAAAACGGCACAATTATGAAAGTCTGGCTCCCGATTACAGCGGGCGTCATATGGAGCCCTTTCTCGTTGAAGTTTTCGAACAGGATGACAGGAATCTGGAATTCAGTTCTCATGAGGGAGAAGAATTTCACTATGTTATCAAAGGTACGCTGAAAATCGTTGTCGATGATAAAGAGCATATCCTCAATGAAGGGGATACAATTTACTTTGACTCTTCCTTCCGCCATGCACTCAATGCCGTCGGCGGACCCTGTAAAATTCTCGCTTCCATCTACAATGAAAAATCCATGATGAATTTTGCCAGAAGCCCGCTTATGGGGAACCTCATACAGGGAGCCAAAGTCATAGGCGGGATGAATGTCGTCGTTATCATGCCCAACTCTACAGCTATCGAAGCGGTGAACCGTGCCATTGAGGAAAAAGTTGTAAAAACGGCATTCTTTGTAGGCGACAGTTCCAGCTATAATTCCGATCTTCTCAAATATCCTGAATACTATCAGTTCGTTGAAATCGATCCTTCTGCGGAAGATTTTGAAAAAGTAGCCGCCGAGAGGGGAATCGAATTAATTCACAGCGGCGACGGACACATGCTTATGAAAGGGAAAATCAACACGGCCGTTTTCATGAAAGCTATTCTCAATAAGGATAAGGGTATTGGAACTGGTAGAAGGCTCTCTCTTGTGAGCATCTTCGAACTCCCGGAAGTGGACAGGCTTGTTTTCCTGACCGACCCCGGTATCAATACGGCGCTGACTCCTTCTTCCGATGTGGAAGCTTCGCGCGATATCATTCTCAATGCTATAGATGTGGCCCGGAGTATGGGGGTTGATAAACCCAACGTTGCCATTCTCGATGCAAACGAGAAACCTTCCGATAAGATACCGACAAGCATATTCGCCAGACAGTTATCGGAAATGGAATGGGAGGACGCAACAGTTTACGGCCCCCTCTCCTACGACCTGGCGCTCTACGAAGAGTCTGTTAAACATAAGGGGATGACTGATCTTCCGGTTGCGGGGAAAGCGGATATCCTTATTGTTCCCCATATTTCCGGAGGCAACTTCCTCTATAAAGCCTGGGCGATGACCATGGGATCCGATGTGGCCAATGTCGTGCTCGGAGCCAGAGTTCCGGTTATTCTCACTTCGAGAAGCGACAGCGATATGACGAAATTTCTGACGCTCTGCGCCAGCGCGGTCTATTCAAAACACGTCCTCAAATAA
- a CDS encoding TetR/AcrR family transcriptional regulator, protein MARSRDDNKRKAVMDSAVFLFSSKGYAATSIQDIVAHSGLSVGTVYNYFANKEELLTSLIEEGWAEFFEEIKEGIKSRQGKGSFEYFYNILFDTVLENIDLASLLINEPLLYPKLEKIAGDIFGILQDNPEILPENINRMMGYQYDKSIFYASALGTIQAIKLAKRGYIDIDADSLKMSIGRIFIEKKPSE, encoded by the coding sequence ATGGCCAGGAGCAGAGATGACAATAAGCGAAAAGCTGTTATGGATTCAGCAGTATTTCTCTTCAGTTCCAAAGGATACGCTGCGACATCCATTCAGGATATCGTAGCCCATTCAGGACTCTCTGTCGGGACTGTTTATAATTATTTCGCCAACAAGGAAGAGCTTCTCACATCCCTTATCGAAGAGGGGTGGGCAGAGTTTTTTGAGGAAATCAAAGAAGGGATTAAAAGCAGACAGGGCAAAGGATCGTTCGAGTATTTTTACAACATACTTTTTGATACGGTCCTGGAAAATATTGATTTGGCATCTCTGCTGATTAATGAACCACTGCTCTACCCGAAACTGGAAAAAATCGCCGGTGATATATTCGGTATCCTTCAGGACAATCCCGAAATCCTGCCGGAGAATATCAACCGCATGATGGGCTATCAGTATGACAAGTCCATATTCTATGCTTCCGCCCTCGGTACCATTCAAGCCATAAAACTCGCAAAGAGGGGATATATCGATATTGACGCCGACAGCCTGAAAATGAGCATCGGCCGTATATTTATCGAAAAAAAACCTTCTGAATAA
- a CDS encoding queuosine precursor transporter, which produces MNELLWVAMLMVNFSAILIAYRLFGKLGLFIWIPIATIVANVQVLKTVDIFSITATLGNIVYATSFLVTDILSENYGRKEASKAVKIGFFSLISMTGLMYIALKFIPSADDFAQESLQTIFGIMPRIALASLTAYLLSQFHDIWMYNLIKRKFPAERFIWLRNNGSTMISQLIDTTVFCFIAFTGLFPWNVFWQIFWTTYLLKWVVAAADTPFIYIASYWHRKEVVSD; this is translated from the coding sequence ATGAATGAATTACTCTGGGTGGCCATGCTGATGGTGAATTTTTCCGCTATTCTCATCGCCTACAGGCTTTTCGGAAAACTGGGTCTGTTTATCTGGATTCCCATAGCCACTATCGTCGCGAATGTTCAGGTTCTCAAAACTGTTGATATCTTTTCGATTACCGCGACACTGGGGAACATCGTCTATGCCACCTCTTTTCTGGTAACGGATATTCTGAGTGAAAACTACGGACGGAAAGAGGCTTCGAAAGCGGTAAAAATCGGTTTTTTCTCTCTCATATCCATGACCGGTCTCATGTACATCGCCCTTAAATTCATACCTTCTGCCGATGATTTCGCTCAGGAAAGTCTTCAGACGATTTTCGGGATTATGCCGCGCATTGCTCTGGCCAGCCTGACAGCCTATCTCCTGTCGCAGTTCCACGATATCTGGATGTATAACCTGATCAAAAGGAAGTTTCCCGCTGAAAGGTTCATCTGGCTCAGAAATAACGGGAGTACCATGATCAGCCAGTTGATCGATACAACGGTGTTCTGCTTTATCGCTTTTACGGGGCTTTTCCCCTGGAATGTGTTCTGGCAGATTTTCTGGACGACTTATCTGCTCAAATGGGTGGTGGCTGCCGCTGATACGCCCTTTATTTACATAGCCAGTTACTGGCACCGCAAAGAGGTTGTATCTGATTGA